One Ezakiella massiliensis genomic window, ATCCATCAATTACAATGTCGATTAGGGCTGAGTTTATTAAAACACCGACAACTGAGTAGAGCATGAGCTCAAAACCAAAGGCAATTCCAGCTAGGACAACTACGACAAAGTCAGCTATAAAGCAACCAATACTTAGGTTTAGGCCAAAGTATTTTTGAAAAATCTTGGCGATAATATCTGTGCCGCCTGTTGATGTGTATTGGTTTAAAACGATTCCGACTCCAGCACCTTGGATAATAGTTCCTAAAAACACAATTAAAAATAAGTTGTCCGAGAGTGGAGCAGGGTTTGGATAAAGAATTTCCAAAAGCCAAACAACTCCTGACAATGAAAGGGTAACGATAACAGTTTTCAGACCGAAGTCTTTGCCAATAAATACCAGCCCAACTAAAAACAAAATAATATTTAAAGCTGTATATATTGGACCAACATCGAAGGGCAGGTAGTGGGCAAGAACAATTGCAAGTCCACCAGCTCCACCAGTAGTTAAATTACTTGGAACTAGGAAAAAATGAATAGCCACAGCCACCATTAAAACTCCAATAGTAATAAGTACAATCTCCTTGGTGGTCGTGGTTCTTTTTGATTTTACAGTTACATCCATATGTCAAACCTCCTTAAAAAATAAACTGAGACAATTATAGCACAAAAACAAAAATAAACATAAATTAGCAATAGAGGTTTATCATATAAAAGCAAGGACCTAAAGGTATTTTTTATTATAGAAGTGTTTAGGGAAAAAATGGTAAAATAAAAGCAAGTCGGACATGGGTATAATTGTCAAAATGAAAGGAAGAATCTGTAAGCATATATTAAAATAAAGGCAGGAATCTAGGTGAAATTGAAAGAGTAAGGACGCGCTCAACTATAAAAGGAGAGACAAGGACTTGGGTGCAATTAAAAAATAAGGTATTACAAGTGCTTATAAATAAATATTGGCATTGATTCACTTGCAAAAATAAAAATGTGGCCTGAAATTTGTAAAAAGACTTAAAAAGATGTAGAATTAATATGGGTGAATGAAGTAAAAAAAATTTTAGCTTGACATAATTATTTGCCTATGATAATATAAGCTTATCGTAATTGATAAAAATTATTAATTAGACAAGGAGATTTTATGAAAAAAACTTTTATTTTTATTTTATTAATAGCATTAATTTTTACAGGGTGCGGCCCAAAGACAGAAAACCTTGCCAGTGACAAAAGAAAAGTTACTGTTACAACTTCATTTCTTTATGATATGGTAAAGGTCATTGCAGGTGATAGTGTAGAGAGGGATTTGATTATTCCAGCTGGAGAAGACCCACATTTATATTTGATGAAGCCCGAGGATTCTAAAAAACTTGAGAGAGCTGACCTTGTTTTGTATCACGGTTTGCACTTTGAAGGTAAGATGAATGAGGCCCTCGAGGCAGTTGGAGTTCCAGTAACAAAAGATTTTTCAGATCAAGAGATAGGAACTATCGATGGCGATGAAACAGAATTAGACCCGCATTTTTGGTTTGATATTTCTCTTTATAAGAAGGCAACTATTACAGCTTGCGAGGAATTAAAGAAACTTGTGCCAGAAAAAGCTGAAGAATATCAAAAGAATTGTGACGAGTATCTAGGAGAACTTGATAAGCTAGATGCTTATAATAGGGAAAGACTTGATGAGATACCGGTCGAATCAAGATATATCGTAACTCCACATGATGCATTTAATTACATGTCCAGGCATTATAATATTCCTGTCATAGCTCCACAAGGTGTTTCAACCGAAACTGAGGTTGGGGTTAAGGATATGGATGAAACTGCAAACTTTATCTATGAACACAAAATCAAGGCAATTTTTGCAGAGAGCACAACGGACCCTAAGAGGATGGAGGCCCTTAGAGCTTCTGTTTTGAAAAAGGGTTTTGATGTCTTGGTAGTTCAAGGCGAAGGCAATGAATTGTTTTCTGACAGCTTGGCAACAGAGGGCAAAAAAGGAGACAACTATATTGATATGTACAAACACAATATTGATTTGATCGTAAACAATTTAAAGTAGGTGACTAATGAAGGATGAAATAATTATAGATGTTGAAGATTTAACTTTAGCTTACAACGAAAACCCAGTTGTATGGGATGCTGATGCCCAAATTATAAATAATTCAAGGACGGCTATTATTGGACCAAACGGAGCTGGTAAGTCGACATTTCTAAAGGGAATTTTGGGACTAATAAAGCCCTTGGCCGGTGAAGTTAAGATTATGGGGAAGAGCCCAAAGGATGCGAGAAAGCATATTGCATATATTCCTCAAACAGCTAGTGTAAATTGGGATTTTCCAACAAATGTTTTAGACGTGGTTCTTATGGGCCGCTATAAAAGTTTGGGCTGGATCAAAAGACCTGGCAAAAAAGATATGGAAATCGCAAAGCAAGCCCTAAATAAAATGGGCATGTACGAATACAAAAACAGACAGATATCTGAATTATCTGGAGGTCAAAGGCAAAGAGTTTTTTTAGCTCGTGCAATTTGTAGTGATGCTCAAATTTATTTTATGGATGAGCCCCTTGCAGGTGTGGACATGACAACAGAAAAGATTATCATGGATACCATTAAAGAATTCCAAGCAAATGGCAAGACCATAGTAGCAGTCCATCACGATTTAAATACAATTAAAGAATATTTTGACCACCTTGTTATTATAAATAGAAGGGTCATTGCCTATGGGCCAATGGACCAAGTATTTACGGAAGAAAATTTGCAAATAGCATACAAAAAGGGGCGTGATTAAGTGAAAGACTTATTTACCAACCACCTCTTTATTATGGTTGCTATTGGCACAACATTACTTGGTATAGCCTCGGCGATGATTGGTACAATAACGGTTTTAAACAAAAAAAGCTTGATAGGCGATGCTATTGGCCATTCAAGTTTTCCCGGTATTGTTATTGCTTTTATGATATTTTCCACCAGGTCGCCTTATGTACTTTTGATGGGGGCAGTCTTTAGTGGATTTCTGGCCTATATGATTATCCAAAGGATTGCAAAGGCAGAGACCCATAAGACGGACACAAGTCTTGCGGTTGTGCTATCAGGTTTTTTTGGACTTGGTATGGCACTTAATAGTTATATTCAAGGCAACCCATCTTATCAGGGAGCATCTCAAAGTGGGCTTGCCAATTATATTTTTGGCCAAGCAGCCTTTATAACCAAGCAAGACCTCTGGTTAATCTTTGGTGTGAGCCTTGTGTCAATGCTCGTGATGACTTTGTTTTATAAAGAAATCAAGCTATATGTCTTTGACGCCCAGTATATGGAAGCATCTGGCTTTAACAATAAAATTATAGATACAATCATAACCATAACCATGGTTGCCATTATTGCTGCAGGATTAAAGGTTGTTGGATCAATTTTGATTTCTTCAATGCTAATTGCACCAGTAGTTGCTGCCATGCAGTGGAGTAAAAAATACAATGCGGTGGTTTTGATCGCCGCTTTGGTAGGTGGCCTATCAAGTTTTATTGGAACGGTATTTTCAAGTCTCTATGCCGGAGTATCAACTGGACCTGCTATTGTTCTTGTCATGAGCTTTATTGCAATTATTTCAATAATTTTTGGCAGGTGGGGGGTTGTAAAGACTGCTCTTAGAAGGAGGGCTATTAAAAATGTTTGAGATTTATTTGACAATGCTAATCACTGCAATTGCTCTTTCGATTATTGGAACATTTTTAGTTCTTAGAAATCTTTCTATGACGGCAGATGGCATTAGCCACTCTGTGCTTTTGGGCATCGTTGTTGGATTTTTAATTTCCAGAGACTTTAACAGTCCAGTTTTAATTGTTGGAGCTGTACTTGCAGGCTTGCTTACAGTTGTATTGGTTGAACTCTTGTTAAAGTCTGGCAGAATCAACGAAGACTCGGCCCTTGGAATTGTTTTCCCATTATTATTCTCCCTTGGAGTTATAATAATGAGCAGGATTTTAAAGAACACTCATCTTTGTGTTGATGGAGTCCTTATGGGGGAAATTCTAATGAGCAAGTTCAACAGAACTGTGTTTTTAGGAATTGATATGCCGGTTGCCTTAAAGATGGCTCTAATTGTATTGACAGTAAATTTGCTATTTATAATGGTATTTTTCAAAGAGCTAAAGGTCACTGCCTTTGACACTGGATTTGCAATCATATCTGGTTTTTCAGCAGCCTTTATCCACTATATGACTATGACCTTGGTCAGCCTTAACTCAGTTATTGCTTTTAACTCTGTGGGAAGCATCTTGGTAATTTCATTTATGGTAGCACCTGCTGCTTCGGCAATTCTACTAACCAAAGATCTCAGAGATTCAATACTGCTTACAATTTTAATAGCTTTTATTAATGTAAGTTTAGGAGTTTATCTAGGCTACAATTTAAATATTAATATAGCTGGTACCACGGCTCTTATAGGCATGCTAACCTATATTATCTGCCATATAATAAAGCCGGGAGGTCTTATGACCAAGCTTTTAAACCGCAAAAAGCAGTTGGATTATTTGAACGAAGTACTCGTGCTTATTCACATACAAAACCACATGGGTCATGATAACCAAAATATTGAACTTGGTGTAAACACAATTCAAGATCATTTAAAGATGAATTTAAATACCATGAATGAGACCATAGATAGGTTGATGGATAAAAATATAATTCAAGCTGGTGAATTTTATTCGCTTACAGATAAGGGGATAGAATATTTTAGAGAAATTGAAAAGAGAAATGGAATTTAAATAAACTCCGGATGGCCGGAGTTTTTTATTTGCATTAAATTAATTCTAAAAAATTAATTTCAAAATAAATGAAAAGGGCAGAGGTAAATGGTTATGTATTTTTAAAAAATAAAAAAACTGCGAAATAAATCGCAGTTTATAAGATTCCTTCTTTCTTCATTAGCAAGTACAAGAGCAGAGACATTAGAAGCAAAGCACTTCCAACTAAAAAAGCTCTTTTTAAAAACGGATCTTTTAACATTTTAATGCATCCACCTTATCTAATTTTTCCCATGGAAGATCTAGTTCTGGTCTACCAAAGTGGCCATAGTTGGTAACTTGAGAGTAGATTGGTCTTCTTAGGTCAAAGTTTTCGATAATTGCAGCTGGCCTTAGGTCAAAGTTTTTGTAAACTCTTTCTCTAATGCTTTCAATATCAATTTTTTCTGTGCCGAAGCAGTCGATATCAATTGAAGTTGGTCTTGCAACGCCGATTGCGTAGGATAGGGCAACTTCACATTTATCAGCGAGACCTGCTCCCACAATATTTTTTGCAACATAGCGGGCAGCATAAGCAGCAGATCTATCAACCTTTGTTGGGTCCTTGCCGCTAAAGGCTCCGCCACCGTGTTTTGCATATCCGCCGTAGGTATCTACAATAATCTTGCGGCCGGTTAGACCTGTGTCAGATTTTGGACCACCGATTACAAATCTACCAGTTGGGTTGATGTAATAAACGGTTTCATCGTCTACATATTCT contains:
- a CDS encoding metal ABC transporter permease, whose protein sequence is MVAIGTTLLGIASAMIGTITVLNKKSLIGDAIGHSSFPGIVIAFMIFSTRSPYVLLMGAVFSGFLAYMIIQRIAKAETHKTDTSLAVVLSGFFGLGMALNSYIQGNPSYQGASQSGLANYIFGQAAFITKQDLWLIFGVSLVSMLVMTLFYKEIKLYVFDAQYMEASGFNNKIIDTIITITMVAIIAAGLKVVGSILISSMLIAPVVAAMQWSKKYNAVVLIAALVGGLSSFIGTVFSSLYAGVSTGPAIVLVMSFIAIISIIFGRWGVVKTALRRRAIKNV
- a CDS encoding metal ABC transporter ATP-binding protein, with the translated sequence MKDEIIIDVEDLTLAYNENPVVWDADAQIINNSRTAIIGPNGAGKSTFLKGILGLIKPLAGEVKIMGKSPKDARKHIAYIPQTASVNWDFPTNVLDVVLMGRYKSLGWIKRPGKKDMEIAKQALNKMGMYEYKNRQISELSGGQRQRVFLARAICSDAQIYFMDEPLAGVDMTTEKIIMDTIKEFQANGKTIVAVHHDLNTIKEYFDHLVIINRRVIAYGPMDQVFTEENLQIAYKKGRD
- a CDS encoding metal ABC transporter permease, whose translation is MFEIYLTMLITAIALSIIGTFLVLRNLSMTADGISHSVLLGIVVGFLISRDFNSPVLIVGAVLAGLLTVVLVELLLKSGRINEDSALGIVFPLLFSLGVIIMSRILKNTHLCVDGVLMGEILMSKFNRTVFLGIDMPVALKMALIVLTVNLLFIMVFFKELKVTAFDTGFAIISGFSAAFIHYMTMTLVSLNSVIAFNSVGSILVISFMVAPAASAILLTKDLRDSILLTILIAFINVSLGVYLGYNLNINIAGTTALIGMLTYIICHIIKPGGLMTKLLNRKKQLDYLNEVLVLIHIQNHMGHDNQNIELGVNTIQDHLKMNLNTMNETIDRLMDKNIIQAGEFYSLTDKGIEYFREIEKRNGI
- a CDS encoding YitT family protein, with amino-acid sequence MDVTVKSKRTTTTKEIVLITIGVLMVAVAIHFFLVPSNLTTGGAGGLAIVLAHYLPFDVGPIYTALNIILFLVGLVFIGKDFGLKTVIVTLSLSGVVWLLEILYPNPAPLSDNLFLIVFLGTIIQGAGVGIVLNQYTSTGGTDIIAKIFQKYFGLNLSIGCFIADFVVVVLAGIAFGFELMLYSVVGVLINSALIDIVIDGLNSSKLCYINTCKVPEVCEFIIKDLDRSANLLNSRGAYSQQEFQLILTAINNREFMRLKEFVHSIDPKAFVVVSSANEVLGEKWRKFIG
- a CDS encoding metal ABC transporter solute-binding protein, Zn/Mn family — its product is MKKTFIFILLIALIFTGCGPKTENLASDKRKVTVTTSFLYDMVKVIAGDSVERDLIIPAGEDPHLYLMKPEDSKKLERADLVLYHGLHFEGKMNEALEAVGVPVTKDFSDQEIGTIDGDETELDPHFWFDISLYKKATITACEELKKLVPEKAEEYQKNCDEYLGELDKLDAYNRERLDEIPVESRYIVTPHDAFNYMSRHYNIPVIAPQGVSTETEVGVKDMDETANFIYEHKIKAIFAESTTDPKRMEALRASVLKKGFDVLVVQGEGNELFSDSLATEGKKGDNYIDMYKHNIDLIVNNLK